The DNA segment GTGTTGATGCCGGTCTTGCCGCCCACGGCCGCGTCGACCATGCCGAGCAGGCTGGTCGGCACCTGCACCACCCGCACGCCGCGCAGCCAGGTGGCGGCGAGGAAGCCCGCGAGGTCGGTCACCGCTCCCCCGCCGATGCCGACGACCGCGTCGGAGCGGGTCAACCCGAGCCGGCCGAACTCCTCCCACGCACCGGCGGCCACCTCGGCGGTCTTGGCGGCCTCGCCGTCGGGGACGACGACGGCCTCGGCGGCGACCCCGGACTGCTGCAGGGTCTCCACCGCCGCGCCGGCGGCGGCCGCCAGCGCGCGGCTGTGCACCACGGCGGCCCGGGCGGTGCCGTCGAGCACCAGCCCGAGCTGGGCCTGGACGCCGGGACCGATGAGGACGTCGTAGGGCCGGTCGCCGGCGACCGTGATCCGCCGCGCGGTCACCGCTGCACCGACCCGACGGCGGCCAGCACCTCGGCCACCACCTCCTCGACCGGGCGGCCGGACGTGGACACGGTCACCGTGGCGACCTCGGCGTACAGCGGAGCGCGGGCCTCGAGCATGGTGCGCAGCATGGCGCGTGGGTTGACCGCGAGCAGCGGGCGGTCCCGGGAGAGCCCGGCGCGCTTGGCCGCCGAGGCCACGTCGACGTCGAGCCAGAGGACCTGCGCGCCGGTACGGGCGTGGTCGACCAGCAGCTGCCGGGTCGCCGCGCTGGTGACCGCGCCGCCGCCGAGGGCCAGCACGCCGTCGTGCTCGGCAAGCGCCCGGACGACCGCCTGCTGCTCCAGGGCGCGGAAGTGCGGCTCGCCGGAGGTGACGAACAGGTCGGCGATCGACGTCCCGGTCGCCGCCTCGACGTCGGCGTCGGTGTCCCGGAACACCAGCCCGAGCGCAGCCGCGACCGCCGTCCCGACCGTCGTCTTGCCCGAGGCGGGCGGGCCGACGACGACGATCGCGGGCCCGGTCACCGGTAGGTGAGCGCGTCGAGGTAGCCCTGCACGTTGCGCCGGGTCTCGGTGACCGAGTCGCCGCCGAACTTCTCCAGCACCGCGTCGGCGAGCACGAGGGCGACCATCGCCTCCATGACGACGCTGCCGCGCGGGACGGCGCAGGCGTCGCTGCGCTGGTTGATCGCGACCGCCGCCTCCCCGGTGGCGGTGTCGACGGTGGCCAGCGCGCGGGGCACGGTGCTGATCGGCTTCATCGCGGCGCGGACCCGCAGCACCTCGCCGTTGGTCATGCCGCCCTCGATGCCGCCGGCTCGGTCGGTGCGGCGGGACAGCTGGCCGTCCGCCAGGTCGATCTCGTCGTGGGCCACCGAGCCGCGGCGGCGGGCGGTCTCCAGGCCGTCCCCGACCTCGACCGCCTTCACCGACTGCACGCCCATCAGCGCCCCGGCGAGCCGGGAGTCCAGCCGCCGGTCCCAGTGCACGTGGCTGCCCAGGCCCGGCGGCAGCCCGTGGACGACGACCTCGACGACCCCGCCGAGGGTGTCCCCGGACCTGCGGGCGTCGTCGATCTCGGCGGTCATCCGCTCGCTGGTCGCCGGGTCGGCGCAGCGCACCGGGTCCTCGTCGAGCAGGGCGTTGTCCTCCGGGCCGGGGAGCACCCCGTCCGGGACGACGACCGGGCCGATCCCGACCACGTGGCTGACCACCCGGACGCCGAGGACCTGGTGCAGGAACGCCTGGGCCACCGTGCCGAGCGCGACCCGCGCCGCGGTCTCCCGGGCGCTGGCCCGCTCGAGCACCGGGCGGGCGTCGTCGAAGCCGTACTTCTGCATGCCCGGCAGGTCGGCGTGGCCGGGCCGGGGCCGGGTGAGCGGGGCGTTGCGGGCCTGCCCGGCGAGCACCTCGGCCTCGACGGGGTCGGCGGACATGACCGTCGACCACTTGGGCCACTCGGTGTTGCCGACCTGGACGGCGATCGGCCCGCCCTGGGTGACGCCGTGGCGCACCCCGCCGGTGATCGTGACCTCGTCCTGCTCGAAGCTCATCCGGGCGCCGCGGCCGTGGCCGAGCCGGCGCCGGGCCAGCTGCAGGTCGAGGTCGGAGGTCTGCACCCGCACCCCGGCCGGCAGCCCGTCCAGCACGGCGGTGAGCTGCTGACCGTGCGACTCACCTGCGGTCAGCCAGCGCAACATGGGCCCGATCCTAGAAGGGCCCCCTCTGCGCCCGTCCCCCGGCACGGGAGGTCAGGCCAGGGGCAGTGGCGCAGCCAGCCACATCGCGACCCAGGCGCCCACCAGCAGCGGCGGGCCGAAGGGCACCCGGGTGCGCCAGCCGGCCCGGCCGGCGGCGATCAGCAGCACCGAGCCCAGCGCGCCGACGAGCAGCCCGACGAGCACCCCGCCCAGGAGCACGCCCCACCCCGCCCAGCCGAGGACCACCCCGAGGAGGCCGAGCAGCTTCACGTCCCCGCGGCCCAGCGCTGCCGGGGACGCCACCCGCGCCGCGACCCCGGCACCGGC comes from the Modestobacter italicus genome and includes:
- the aroC gene encoding chorismate synthase: MLRWLTAGESHGQQLTAVLDGLPAGVRVQTSDLDLQLARRRLGHGRGARMSFEQDEVTITGGVRHGVTQGGPIAVQVGNTEWPKWSTVMSADPVEAEVLAGQARNAPLTRPRPGHADLPGMQKYGFDDARPVLERASARETAARVALGTVAQAFLHQVLGVRVVSHVVGIGPVVVPDGVLPGPEDNALLDEDPVRCADPATSERMTAEIDDARRSGDTLGGVVEVVVHGLPPGLGSHVHWDRRLDSRLAGALMGVQSVKAVEVGDGLETARRRGSVAHDEIDLADGQLSRRTDRAGGIEGGMTNGEVLRVRAAMKPISTVPRALATVDTATGEAAVAINQRSDACAVPRGSVVMEAMVALVLADAVLEKFGGDSVTETRRNVQGYLDALTYR
- a CDS encoding shikimate kinase, giving the protein MTGPAIVVVGPPASGKTTVGTAVAAALGLVFRDTDADVEAATGTSIADLFVTSGEPHFRALEQQAVVRALAEHDGVLALGGGAVTSAATRQLLVDHARTGAQVLWLDVDVASAAKRAGLSRDRPLLAVNPRAMLRTMLEARAPLYAEVATVTVSTSGRPVEEVVAEVLAAVGSVQR